The proteins below are encoded in one region of Clostridium pasteurianum DSM 525 = ATCC 6013:
- a CDS encoding Nif3-like dinuclear metal center hexameric protein, which translates to MSLRVKDICSIMNSIAPKELSESYDNVGLMIGNPEDNVSSVLVALDCTLAVIEEAKKKDCNFIFTHHPLLFRKPSSITTETLLGKKIMNLIKDDINLYSSHTNLDSVEGGLNDTLVDILGFSNSTVIESSLVEGFNDGNSGIGRIVILKEKIQLCELCNLVKQKLNLTHLTYVGEDENFIEKIALINGSGTDYMDISRKLGVDCIITGDVTYHYASDYREMGISVIDAGHFGTEWTALKKIASILKNEIDRLGHDNSVLLSEVVIDPYKMK; encoded by the coding sequence ATGTCTTTAAGAGTTAAAGATATCTGTTCCATTATGAACAGTATTGCACCTAAAGAATTAAGTGAAAGTTATGATAATGTGGGACTTATGATTGGAAATCCAGAAGATAATGTAAGTTCTGTTTTAGTTGCATTAGATTGTACTTTAGCTGTAATTGAAGAGGCTAAGAAAAAAGACTGTAATTTTATATTTACACATCATCCTTTGCTTTTTAGAAAACCAAGTTCAATAACTACAGAAACTCTCCTTGGGAAAAAAATTATGAATTTGATTAAAGATGATATAAATTTATATTCAAGTCATACTAACCTGGATTCTGTAGAGGGTGGACTTAATGATACTTTAGTAGATATTTTAGGATTTTCTAATTCAACAGTTATAGAATCATCACTGGTTGAAGGATTTAATGATGGAAATTCTGGAATTGGTAGAATTGTGATTTTGAAAGAGAAAATTCAGCTTTGTGAATTGTGTAATTTAGTAAAGCAAAAGCTAAATCTTACTCATTTAACATATGTTGGAGAAGATGAAAATTTTATAGAAAAGATAGCATTGATTAATGGAAGTGGAACTGACTATATGGATATAAGTAGAAAGTTAGGGGTAGATTGTATAATTACAGGAGATGTGACCTATCATTATGCTAGTGATTATAGAGAAATGGGTATATCCGTTATTGACGCAGGTCACTTTGGAACAGAATGGACTGCATTAAAAAAAATAGCATCAATTCTTAAAAATGAAATTGATAGATTGGGACATGATAATTCTGTATTATTATCAGAAGTTGTAATAGATCCATACAAAATGAAGTAG